The Claveliimonas bilis genome window below encodes:
- a CDS encoding MT-A70 family methyltransferase, with protein sequence MKKYKIIYADPPWRYARSKVQGAAEKHYPTMSIEELCALPVKEIADKDCILFLWATFPQLKEALQLIKAWGFTYKSVAFVWLKQNRKSPTWFYGLGFWTRGNAEICLLATKGHPKRQSNKVHQFIISPVEQHSKKPDITREKILALMGDLPRIELFARQHTPGWDVWGNEIKSDIRFAGKEV encoded by the coding sequence ATGAAGAAATACAAAATCATTTACGCCGATCCCCCTTGGAGATACGCGAGAAGCAAGGTACAGGGCGCAGCGGAAAAGCACTATCCCACTATGAGTATTGAGGAACTTTGCGCTTTACCCGTCAAAGAAATTGCGGATAAGGACTGTATTTTATTCCTATGGGCGACGTTCCCGCAGCTTAAAGAAGCGTTGCAGTTAATCAAGGCTTGGGGATTTACCTATAAATCCGTTGCCTTTGTATGGTTAAAGCAAAATCGGAAATCGCCCACTTGGTTTTATGGCTTGGGCTTTTGGACGCGAGGAAATGCGGAAATCTGCTTGCTTGCTACCAAAGGACACCCGAAGCGACAATCAAACAAGGTACATCAATTTATTATTTCCCCTGTTGAGCAGCACAGCAAAAAGCCGGATATAACGCGGGAAAAGATACTTGCCCTTATGGGCGACCTACCGCGTATTGAACTGTTTGCAAGGCAGCATACCCCTGGTTGGGACGTATGGGGAAATGAAATCAAAAGCGACATACGGTTTGCCGGAAAGGAGGTTTGA
- a CDS encoding virulence-associated E family protein — protein sequence MLEGTEKGGVRNSIHNCLTVFQYDPILSGAVAKNLLTERIDLLKPIGRKRRTGSKAMTDTDMKYIRLYLEDTYGLTSEKKIADAADLAADANSYHPIRDYLNGLVWDGKERIRYCLRHFLGADTDNFTYHSLRLFLLGAIHRAFCPGCKFEVMLCLVGGQGAGKSTFFRLLAVKDEWFSDDLRKLDDDNVYRKLQGHWIIEMSEMIATANAKSIEEIKSFLSRQKEVYKIPYETHPEDRLRQCVFGGTSNALDFLPLDRSGNRRFLPVMVYPGQAEVHILDDEAASRAYLEQVWAEAMTTYKSGDFKLSFTPEMIQYLKEHQRDFMPEDTKAGMIQAYLDRYTGSAVCSKQLFKEALNHPFDEPKQWEIREVNDIMNHCITGWKYFSNPRIFEGYGRQKGWEREAPATGADNGREKTPDGFVEVTEQMELPF from the coding sequence ATGCTGGAGGGCACCGAGAAAGGCGGCGTGCGGAACAGTATCCACAACTGCCTGACCGTGTTCCAGTATGACCCCATTCTTTCCGGGGCGGTTGCAAAAAATCTCCTGACCGAGCGTATTGACCTTCTAAAGCCCATCGGCAGGAAACGCAGAACCGGCAGCAAGGCCATGACCGACACGGACATGAAATATATCCGGCTGTATCTGGAAGATACCTACGGCCTGACAAGCGAGAAAAAGATAGCAGACGCCGCTGATCTGGCCGCAGACGCCAACAGCTACCATCCCATCCGGGACTACCTGAACGGCCTTGTCTGGGACGGGAAAGAGCGTATCCGCTACTGCCTGCGTCACTTTCTGGGAGCCGACACAGACAACTTCACTTACCATTCCCTGCGGCTGTTCCTGCTGGGAGCCATCCACCGGGCATTCTGCCCCGGCTGTAAGTTTGAGGTCATGCTCTGTCTGGTTGGCGGTCAGGGAGCCGGGAAATCCACCTTCTTCCGGCTGCTGGCCGTAAAAGACGAGTGGTTTTCCGATGATTTGCGGAAGTTGGACGATGATAACGTGTACCGCAAGCTACAAGGCCACTGGATAATTGAAATGTCGGAGATGATTGCCACCGCAAACGCCAAGAGCATAGAGGAAATCAAGTCATTTTTAAGCCGCCAGAAGGAGGTCTATAAAATCCCCTACGAAACCCACCCGGAGGACAGGCTGCGGCAATGCGTGTTCGGCGGGACTTCCAATGCGCTGGACTTCCTGCCCCTTGACCGTTCCGGGAACCGGCGCTTCCTGCCGGTCATGGTCTACCCCGGACAGGCCGAGGTACACATTTTGGACGATGAAGCCGCTTCCAGAGCCTATCTGGAACAGGTATGGGCGGAAGCCATGACAACCTACAAAAGCGGCGATTTTAAGCTGTCTTTTACACCCGAAATGATACAGTACCTCAAAGAACACCAGCGGGATTTCATGCCGGAGGACACCAAGGCCGGGATGATACAGGCGTACCTTGACCGCTACACTGGCAGCGCCGTATGCTCTAAGCAGCTTTTCAAGGAAGCCCTGAACCACCCCTTTGACGAGCCGAAGCAATGGGAAATCCGGGAAGTCAACGACATCATGAACCACTGTATCACGGGATGGAAGTATTTCTCCAATCCCCGGATATTTGAAGGGTACGGCAGGCAAAAGGGCTGGGAACGAGAAGCCCCGGCAACGGGCGCTGACAACGGGCGTGAAAAAACGCCGGACGGATTTGTGGAAGTCACGGAGCAGATGGAACTTCCCTTCTGA
- a CDS encoding VirB4-like conjugal transfer ATPase, CD1110 family: MSKEKGKTQNKKRKLTRQEKKQIDALIRQSKGDGKPHTAQDSIPFERMYKDGICRLANGRYSKCIEFEDINYQLAQPDDKTAIFEALCDMYNSFDASISVQLSLISRHANKEDFKSSITIAPQNDDFDSIRAEYTEMLQTQLERGNNGLIKTKFLTFTIEAKDIKSARARLARIETDTLNHFKVIGAAARVLDGKQRLEVLHGLFHPDGERFNFAWEWLPVSGLSVKDFIAPSSFRFGDGRMFQMGGKFGAVSFLQIAAPELSDRMLADFMEAENGIVVNLHIQSIDHNEAIKTIKRKITDLDRMKIEEQKKAIRSGYDMDIIPSDLATYGGEAKNLLRDLQSRNERMFLLTLLVLNVADTKQKLDNDVFQAASIAQKYNCMLTRLDYRQEQGLMSSIPLGENLIQIQRGLTTSSTAIFVPFTVQELFQSGEALYYGLNALSNNMILCDRKRLKNPNGLILGTPGSGKSFSAKREITNAFLITADDIIICDPEAEYYPLVERLKGQVIKVSQNSTQYINPMDINLNYSEGDTPIALKSDFILSFCELIMGGKNGLEAVEKTLIDRAVISVYRSYLADPKPENMPILGDLYNEIKKQPEKEAQRIASALELYVNGSLNVFNHQTNVDIHNRLVCFDIKELGTQLRKLGMLIVQDQVWNRVTINRSEGKATRYYIDEFHLLLKEEQTAAYSVEIWKRFRKWGGIPTGITQNVKDLLSSREVENIFENSDFVYMLNQAQGDREILAKQLNISQQQMTYVTHSDAGEGLIFYGNVILPFIDRFPQDTELYRVMTTKPGEVSA; the protein is encoded by the coding sequence TTGTCAAAGGAAAAGGGAAAGACCCAAAACAAAAAGCGTAAACTTACGCGGCAGGAAAAGAAACAGATCGACGCGCTTATCCGGCAGTCAAAGGGCGACGGGAAGCCCCATACGGCGCAGGACAGCATACCGTTTGAACGAATGTATAAGGACGGGATTTGCCGCCTTGCAAACGGGCGGTATTCCAAGTGCATTGAGTTTGAAGATATTAACTATCAGCTTGCGCAGCCGGACGACAAGACCGCCATTTTTGAAGCCCTTTGCGATATGTATAACTCTTTTGACGCTTCTATCAGTGTGCAGCTTTCCTTAATCAGCCGCCATGCGAACAAGGAGGATTTCAAGAGCAGTATCACGATTGCCCCACAGAATGACGACTTTGACAGTATCAGAGCCGAATACACCGAAATGCTGCAAACACAGCTTGAACGCGGCAACAACGGGCTTATCAAGACAAAGTTTCTCACCTTTACCATTGAAGCAAAAGATATTAAATCGGCGCGGGCGCGGCTTGCCCGTATCGAAACGGACACCCTCAACCATTTTAAGGTGATCGGCGCGGCGGCGCGGGTATTGGACGGGAAGCAGCGGCTTGAAGTGCTGCATGGGCTTTTCCACCCGGACGGGGAACGCTTCAACTTTGCGTGGGAATGGCTACCCGTAAGCGGCCTTTCCGTCAAAGACTTTATTGCCCCGTCCTCTTTCCGTTTTGGCGACGGGCGAATGTTTCAAATGGGCGGGAAGTTTGGCGCGGTTTCCTTTTTGCAGATTGCCGCGCCGGAACTTTCAGACCGTATGCTTGCCGACTTCATGGAAGCGGAAAACGGGATTGTCGTCAATCTGCACATTCAGAGTATCGACCACAACGAAGCGATCAAGACGATCAAGCGGAAAATCACCGACCTTGACCGTATGAAAATCGAGGAACAGAAAAAGGCAATCCGCAGCGGCTACGATATGGATATAATTCCGTCCGACCTTGCCACCTACGGCGGCGAAGCGAAAAACCTTTTGCGGGATTTGCAGAGCCGGAACGAGCGAATGTTTTTGCTTACGCTGTTAGTTTTGAATGTGGCAGACACAAAGCAGAAATTGGACAACGACGTATTTCAGGCCGCAAGTATCGCACAGAAATACAACTGTATGCTCACCCGCCTTGACTACCGGCAGGAACAGGGGCTTATGTCCTCTATCCCATTGGGCGAAAACCTAATCCAAATCCAGCGGGGCTTGACGACTTCCAGCACCGCCATTTTCGTCCCCTTTACGGTACAAGAGCTGTTCCAAAGCGGCGAAGCGTTGTATTACGGCTTAAACGCATTATCGAATAACATGATTTTGTGCGACAGGAAAAGGCTGAAGAACCCTAACGGCTTGATACTCGGCACACCCGGCAGCGGCAAGAGTTTTTCGGCAAAGCGCGAGATCACCAACGCTTTTCTCATTACCGCAGACGATATTATCATTTGCGACCCGGAAGCGGAATATTACCCCCTTGTGGAACGGCTGAAAGGGCAGGTTATCAAGGTTTCGCAGAACAGCACGCAGTACATTAACCCGATGGATATAAACCTCAATTACAGCGAGGGCGACACGCCCATAGCCTTAAAGAGCGATTTTATCCTTTCCTTTTGCGAGTTGATTATGGGCGGCAAAAACGGGCTGGAAGCGGTTGAAAAGACTTTGATTGACCGCGCCGTTATCAGCGTGTACCGCAGCTACCTTGCAGACCCGAAGCCGGAGAATATGCCGATTTTGGGCGACCTCTACAATGAAATCAAGAAGCAGCCGGAAAAGGAAGCGCAGCGTATCGCGTCGGCATTGGAACTCTATGTAAATGGCAGTTTGAACGTGTTTAACCACCAAACAAACGTTGACATTCACAACCGCCTTGTCTGCTTTGATATTAAAGAACTCGGCACCCAGCTACGAAAACTCGGTATGCTCATTGTCCAAGATCAAGTTTGGAACAGAGTTACCATAAACCGCAGCGAAGGCAAGGCGACGCGGTACTATATCGACGAGTTTCATTTGCTGCTCAAAGAGGAACAGACCGCAGCGTACAGCGTTGAGATTTGGAAGCGTTTTAGAAAATGGGGCGGTATTCCGACAGGTATCACCCAAAACGTGAAAGATTTGTTATCGTCCCGCGAGGTGGAGAACATTTTTGAAAACAGCGATTTTGTGTATATGCTCAACCAAGCCCAGGGCGACAGGGAAATCCTTGCAAAGCAGCTTAACATTTCGCAGCAGCAAATGACCTATGTAACCCATTCCGACGCGGGCGAGGGGCTTATCTTCTATGGCAACGTGATTTTGCCCTTTATTGACCGTTTCCCGCAAGATACGGAACTCTATCGTGTAATGACGACCAAACCCGGCGAGGTGTCGGCATGA
- a CDS encoding recombinase family protein, whose product MMNGMEYTGMDAILAGSFRAAIYCRLSKDDDLDGESASIANQRDMLETYCEKQGWEVVAVYQDDGYTGLNMERPDLKRMLKAIERRQINLVVTKDLSRLGRNYLQTGFLIEDFFPRHGVRYIAMNDGIDTMRDNNDIAPFKNILNEMYSKDISKKVHSSYLLKAQKGQFTGCLAPFGYRKDPEDKNHLLIDEETAPIVRRLFAWALEGHGPNYIRRRLEEEKIPCPTYWNRVRGFRNVSTKWEKKDPVNGRYMWDFSVIKDILMNPVYTGAIASQKKEYRFKIGTIGEKKPEDWIVVENQHEPLVDRKTFDIVQRKLKSRQRPRQTGEISLFAGLIKCGECGKSLTIRYTNDKHPKQIYSCKTYNAYGKQHCTQHRVEYDTLYSLVLNKIRECARAALMDGEAVAGKLTDTCEAEQKGQREALERSLTKDEERIDVLEKMVLRLYEDMVAGRISEANFNLLMEKTQAEQAELKARVEEGRKKLADEIRLACDARQWVEAIQEYADITELDAATLNRLIKEIVVHESIDSDKTRHISIEIHFNLKPIPEVEQVTA is encoded by the coding sequence ATGATGAACGGAATGGAATATACAGGCATGGACGCAATACTGGCGGGCAGCTTCCGGGCGGCTATCTATTGCAGGCTTTCCAAGGACGATGACCTTGACGGGGAGAGCGCCAGCATTGCAAACCAGCGGGATATGCTGGAAACCTACTGCGAGAAGCAGGGATGGGAGGTTGTTGCAGTCTATCAGGACGATGGCTACACGGGGCTGAACATGGAGCGCCCCGACCTGAAACGGATGTTGAAAGCCATCGAGCGCAGGCAGATAAACCTTGTGGTCACGAAAGACCTATCCAGACTGGGTAGGAATTACTTGCAGACCGGCTTCCTGATTGAAGATTTCTTCCCCCGCCACGGCGTCCGGTATATCGCCATGAATGACGGTATCGACACCATGCGGGACAACAACGACATTGCGCCGTTCAAGAACATCCTCAACGAGATGTACAGCAAGGACATTTCCAAGAAGGTTCATTCCTCTTATCTGCTGAAAGCGCAGAAAGGCCAGTTTACCGGCTGCCTTGCCCCCTTCGGGTATCGGAAAGACCCGGAGGACAAAAACCATCTGCTGATTGATGAGGAAACGGCCCCCATTGTCCGGCGTCTGTTTGCGTGGGCGCTGGAAGGACACGGCCCCAACTACATCCGGCGCAGGCTGGAAGAAGAAAAAATCCCATGCCCGACCTACTGGAACCGGGTGCGGGGCTTTCGGAACGTGTCAACCAAGTGGGAAAAGAAAGACCCGGTAAACGGGCGGTATATGTGGGATTTCTCCGTGATTAAGGACATCCTGATGAACCCCGTCTACACCGGCGCTATCGCTTCCCAGAAGAAGGAATACCGCTTCAAAATCGGCACCATCGGGGAGAAGAAGCCGGAGGACTGGATTGTGGTGGAGAACCAGCATGAGCCGCTTGTTGACCGCAAGACCTTTGACATCGTGCAGCGCAAGCTGAAATCCCGGCAGCGCCCCCGCCAGACCGGGGAAATCAGCCTGTTTGCGGGGCTTATCAAGTGCGGCGAGTGCGGGAAGTCGCTGACGATCCGCTACACCAACGACAAGCACCCGAAGCAGATTTATTCCTGTAAGACCTACAACGCCTACGGGAAACAGCACTGTACCCAGCACCGGGTTGAGTACGACACCCTTTACAGCCTTGTACTGAACAAAATCCGGGAGTGCGCCAGAGCCGCCCTGATGGACGGGGAAGCCGTTGCCGGGAAGCTGACCGATACCTGCGAAGCAGAGCAGAAAGGCCAGCGGGAAGCATTGGAGCGTTCCCTTACCAAAGACGAGGAACGGATTGACGTTCTGGAAAAGATGGTGCTGCGGCTGTATGAGGACATGGTTGCCGGACGTATCAGCGAAGCGAACTTCAATCTGCTGATGGAAAAGACGCAGGCGGAACAGGCCGAGTTGAAGGCAAGGGTTGAGGAAGGCCGGAAAAAGCTGGCCGATGAAATCCGGCTTGCGTGTGACGCCCGCCAATGGGTGGAAGCCATTCAGGAATACGCCGACATCACGGAACTGGACGCCGCCACCTTAAACCGCCTGATTAAAGAAATCGTTGTCCATGAGAGTATAGACAGCGATAAGACAAGACACATTTCTATCGAAATTCATTTCAATCTCAAACCCATCCCGGAAGTGGAGCAGGTCACGGCCTGA
- a CDS encoding phosphoadenosine phosphosulfate reductase family protein, which yields MNIVSFGGGTNSAALLIGLYKHKIPIDLITFADTGAEHPHTYQFIEIINQWLAEHGMPQITVVQYVDRYGNRLSLETECLRSHTLPSIAYGHKRCSQKHKIAPQEKFCNHYAPCREVWQRGEKVNRYIGYDAGEVKRYEHSRKYNEADKKYHNRYPLIEEWGWNRDDCIREIKAAGLPQPGKSSCFFCPSMKKQEILYLKEHYPDLFNRAATLEENAMPYLKTVKGLGRSYSWKEQFGKE from the coding sequence ATGAATATTGTATCTTTTGGCGGCGGCACGAATAGTGCCGCCTTACTTATTGGCCTATACAAGCACAAAATCCCGATTGACCTTATCACCTTTGCCGATACGGGCGCGGAACACCCGCATACCTATCAATTTATCGAGATAATCAATCAATGGCTTGCGGAACACGGTATGCCGCAGATTACCGTTGTGCAGTATGTTGACCGCTACGGCAACCGCCTATCTCTTGAAACCGAGTGCTTGCGCTCTCATACGCTCCCGTCGATTGCCTACGGGCATAAGCGTTGTTCGCAGAAACACAAAATCGCACCGCAGGAAAAGTTTTGCAACCACTATGCGCCTTGCCGCGAAGTATGGCAGCGCGGCGAGAAAGTCAACCGCTATATCGGCTATGACGCGGGAGAAGTGAAACGGTATGAACATTCCCGCAAGTACAACGAAGCCGACAAAAAATATCATAACCGCTACCCCCTCATTGAAGAATGGGGCTGGAACAGGGACGATTGTATCCGGGAAATCAAAGCGGCAGGATTGCCGCAGCCGGGTAAATCGTCCTGTTTCTTTTGTCCGAGCATGAAGAAACAAGAGATTTTATATCTCAAAGAACACTATCCCGATCTATTTAACCGGGCGGCGACTTTGGAAGAAAACGCTATGCCCTATCTTAAAACCGTTAAGGGATTGGGGCGCAGCTATTCATGGAAAGAACAGTTTGGAAAGGAGTAA
- a CDS encoding DNA-methyltransferase: MRIEMDKIYCGDSLQVLQTLPENAVDCCVTSPPYYALRDYGADGQIGREATPEEYVSRITAVFHEVKRVLTPEGTCWLNIADTYCGTGSKADHQDPKYPKGRNGQQVAFNHRAPGCKPKDLIGIPWLVALALRGDGWYLRSSIIWHKTNPMPESTRDRPTRCYEYVFLLTKSKKYYYDWQAVAEPIAPTTAGRLKSGVSKGNKYNVTVPGQNQPQKINRPREKGAYADELISPVRSRRNVWQINNVGYHGGHFAAFPPKLAETCILAGCPIGGIVLDPFFGSGTTGMVAKRLNRRYIGIELNPDYCELAKQRIGGDED, translated from the coding sequence ATGAGGATAGAAATGGACAAAATCTATTGCGGCGACAGCTTGCAGGTGCTTCAAACCTTGCCGGAAAATGCAGTTGATTGTTGCGTAACGTCCCCACCCTACTATGCCTTGCGGGACTACGGCGCAGACGGGCAGATCGGACGGGAAGCAACGCCGGAGGAATATGTTTCCCGTATTACGGCGGTATTCCATGAGGTAAAGCGGGTGCTTACGCCGGAGGGTACTTGTTGGCTGAATATCGCGGACACTTATTGCGGCACAGGCAGCAAAGCCGACCACCAAGACCCCAAATACCCCAAAGGCAGGAACGGGCAGCAAGTGGCGTTTAACCACCGCGCCCCCGGCTGCAAGCCCAAAGATTTAATTGGTATTCCGTGGCTTGTAGCCCTCGCCTTGCGGGGCGACGGTTGGTATTTGCGCAGTTCTATCATTTGGCACAAAACAAACCCCATGCCGGAAAGCACGCGGGACAGGCCGACCCGCTGCTATGAATATGTGTTTCTGCTTACCAAGTCAAAGAAGTATTATTACGATTGGCAAGCAGTAGCCGAGCCGATAGCCCCCACAACGGCGGGGCGGCTGAAAAGCGGAGTTAGCAAAGGAAATAAGTATAACGTTACTGTTCCGGGGCAAAACCAACCGCAGAAAATCAACCGCCCCCGCGAAAAGGGCGCATACGCCGACGAGTTGATTTCTCCCGTCCGCAGCCGCCGCAACGTTTGGCAGATTAACAATGTCGGCTATCATGGCGGGCATTTCGCAGCGTTCCCGCCGAAACTTGCGGAAACGTGCATTTTGGCGGGCTGTCCCATCGGCGGGATTGTCCTTGACCCCTTTTTCGGCAGCGGCACGACGGGCATGGTAGCAAAACGGCTTAACCGCCGCTATATCGGCATTGAGTTAAACCCCGACTATTGCGAACTTGCAAAACAGCGGATTGGAGGTGATGAAGATTGA
- a CDS encoding C40 family peptidase yields MSKELKAPDKVTQKMTRDGAVAENLTTGETSSISERPQEENYSAPAGVAAEKVVQHIGAEIERHAAKGAEKKALDATQPKTHSSRLQFSEAERATPELQKAIKKSDKAADCLDAARAAIPKQTKIKKERVFDEAKGKAKTRLSFEKTDKPPNGKLRHNPLSRPAQELNSTVHGKIYEVEKENVGVESGHRVELAGEKAGGMAARAVKGGIRRHKLKPYRAAAAAEKQAVKANADFLYQKALHDNPALAHSNPISRFWQKQRIKKQYAKTLKAGGKAKKTAEATAKAAKKTAQETKRATFFVVRHWKGCLIVGGIAFIVLLLFGGLSSCSLFGGNSGSGLIASSYLSEDADITGAESAYAAMEAELQDMLDNIESEYPGYDEYRVNADEIEHDPYVLISILSAWHEGVFTLDEVQSTLEMLFEKQYILTVEEEVQVRYRTETRTDSEGNPYTVEVPYNYYILHVDLENFNLSHVPVYIMGEEQLSMYAMYMSSLGNRPDLFPQSGYVSKYYENPPADYEVPAALLGSDEKFARLMEEADKYVGFPYVWGGSTPETSFDCSGFVSYVLTNSGLYNTGRLGAQGLYNISTPVSNPQPGDLVFFTGTYDTPGVSHVGIYVGEDGDGSPVMLHCGDPIQYSKLDTSYWQSHFYAYGRLNYN; encoded by the coding sequence TTGAGCAAGGAACTGAAAGCCCCCGACAAGGTAACGCAAAAAATGACCCGCGACGGTGCGGTTGCGGAAAACCTCACGACGGGCGAAACGTCCAGTATCAGCGAAAGGCCGCAGGAAGAAAACTATTCAGCCCCCGCAGGGGTGGCAGCGGAAAAGGTTGTGCAGCATATCGGCGCAGAGATTGAGCGACACGCAGCAAAAGGCGCGGAGAAAAAAGCCCTTGACGCGACGCAGCCTAAAACCCATTCTTCCCGCTTGCAGTTTTCCGAAGCGGAACGGGCAACGCCGGAACTTCAAAAAGCGATCAAGAAATCGGATAAGGCGGCAGACTGTTTAGACGCAGCGCGGGCGGCTATCCCCAAGCAGACCAAAATCAAGAAAGAGCGCGTTTTTGACGAAGCGAAAGGCAAGGCAAAGACGCGCCTTTCCTTTGAAAAGACGGATAAGCCCCCAAACGGCAAGTTGCGGCATAACCCCTTATCCCGTCCGGCACAGGAGTTAAACAGTACCGTACATGGGAAAATCTACGAGGTAGAGAAAGAAAACGTCGGTGTGGAAAGCGGGCACCGGGTAGAACTTGCCGGAGAGAAAGCGGGCGGCATGGCGGCGCGGGCAGTTAAGGGCGGCATACGCCGCCATAAGCTGAAACCCTACCGGGCAGCGGCGGCAGCGGAAAAACAAGCGGTAAAGGCAAACGCAGATTTTCTCTATCAAAAGGCGTTGCACGATAACCCCGCGCTTGCGCACTCCAACCCCATTTCCCGTTTTTGGCAGAAGCAGCGCATTAAAAAGCAGTATGCAAAAACGCTGAAAGCGGGCGGCAAAGCGAAAAAAACCGCTGAAGCCACCGCAAAGGCGGCGAAGAAAACCGCGCAGGAAACCAAACGGGCGACGTTCTTTGTTGTCCGGCATTGGAAAGGCTGCTTGATTGTGGGCGGGATTGCCTTTATCGTGCTGCTGCTTTTCGGCGGGCTGTCCTCTTGCTCCCTCTTTGGCGGCAACAGCGGCAGCGGCTTGATTGCGTCGTCCTATCTCTCCGAGGACGCGGATATAACGGGCGCGGAAAGCGCGTATGCCGCTATGGAAGCCGAGTTACAAGATATGCTGGACAATATCGAAAGCGAATACCCCGGCTATGACGAATACCGGGTAAACGCGGACGAGATCGAGCATGACCCCTATGTGCTAATTTCTATCCTTTCCGCGTGGCATGAGGGCGTGTTTACACTCGATGAAGTGCAAAGCACCCTTGAAATGCTCTTTGAGAAACAGTATATCTTGACGGTCGAGGAAGAAGTACAGGTACGCTACCGCACCGAAACAAGGACGGACAGCGAGGGCAACCCCTATACGGTTGAAGTCCCCTATAACTATTACATTCTTCATGTGGATTTGGAAAACTTCAACCTCTCCCATGTCCCCGTTTACATCATGGGCGAAGAACAGCTATCCATGTACGCTATGTATATGTCGTCGCTGGGAAACAGACCCGACCTTTTCCCGCAATCCGGCTATGTGTCTAAATACTATGAAAACCCGCCCGCCGATTATGAAGTACCCGCCGCGCTGCTGGGTTCCGATGAAAAGTTTGCGCGGCTCATGGAGGAAGCAGATAAATACGTCGGTTTTCCCTATGTGTGGGGCGGCAGCACCCCGGAAACCTCTTTTGATTGCAGCGGCTTTGTGAGTTATGTGTTGACGAACAGCGGCCTATACAATACGGGCAGACTTGGGGCGCAAGGGCTTTACAACATCTCAACCCCTGTTTCTAACCCGCAGCCGGGGGATTTGGTGTTCTTTACGGGTACATACGACACCCCCGGCGTTTCCCATGTGGGGATTTATGTGGGCGAGGACGGGGACGGAAGCCCCGTCATGCTGCATTGTGGCGACCCTATCCAGTATTCAAAGCTGGACACCAGCTATTGGCAATCCCACTTTTACGCCTACGGGCGGTTAAATTACAATTAA
- a CDS encoding VirB6/TrbL-like conjugal transfer protein, CD1112 family, with product MIEDWFRGILTDGILSNLSGLFDSVNTEVGEIATQVGTTPAGWNAGIFNMIRSLSENVIVPIAGVIITFVMCYELIQLVIEKNNLHDLDTWIFFKWIFKTFVAVLLVTNTWNIVMGVFDITQSVVNDSAGVIISDTSIDIATVITDIEAKLDAMSVGGLLGLWFQSLFVGLTMKALSICIMLVVYGRMIEIYLVTSIAPIPVATMVNREWGGMGQNYLKSLLALGFQAFLILVCVGIYAVLIQTIAATDDISGAIWSCMGYTVLLCFTLFKTGSLAKSVFSAH from the coding sequence ATGATTGAAGATTGGTTTCGCGGCATTTTGACAGACGGAATACTCTCTAATCTCTCCGGGCTGTTCGACAGCGTAAATACAGAGGTTGGAGAAATCGCAACGCAAGTCGGCACAACCCCCGCCGGGTGGAACGCGGGCATATTCAATATGATACGCAGCCTATCGGAAAACGTCATTGTGCCGATTGCGGGCGTTATCATTACCTTTGTCATGTGCTACGAACTAATCCAGCTTGTAATTGAGAAAAACAATCTGCACGATCTCGACACTTGGATTTTCTTCAAGTGGATTTTCAAAACCTTTGTTGCGGTGCTGCTGGTAACAAATACTTGGAACATCGTCATGGGCGTATTTGACATTACACAGAGCGTCGTCAACGACAGCGCGGGCGTTATCATATCCGACACAAGCATAGATATTGCAACCGTTATCACCGATATAGAAGCAAAGCTGGACGCTATGAGCGTCGGCGGGCTTTTGGGGCTATGGTTTCAATCACTCTTTGTGGGGCTTACCATGAAAGCGTTGTCTATCTGTATCATGCTGGTGGTGTACGGGCGCATGATTGAAATATACCTTGTAACGAGTATCGCCCCTATCCCCGTTGCGACAATGGTAAATCGTGAATGGGGCGGCATGGGACAGAACTACTTAAAATCCTTGCTTGCCCTCGGTTTTCAGGCTTTTCTAATTCTTGTGTGCGTCGGTATTTATGCGGTTTTGATACAGACAATCGCAGCAACCGATGACATATCCGGCGCGATCTGGTCTTGCATGGGCTATACCGTCCTCTTGTGTTTTACGCTTTTCAAAACGGGAAGCCTTGCAAAATCCGTATTCAGCGCGCATTAA
- a CDS encoding PrgI family protein has translation MAYVTVPKDLTKIKSKVMFNLTKRQLLCFGAAVAIGLPLFFLTKDSAGTTTAALCMVLAMLPMFLLAMYEKNGQPLEVIIRQFVEVKFLRPKERPYQTNNFYTALARQERLDKEVRAIVKGKGKDPKQKA, from the coding sequence ATGGCGTATGTAACCGTCCCAAAGGATTTAACCAAAATCAAGAGCAAGGTAATGTTCAACCTTACCAAAAGACAATTACTCTGTTTCGGCGCGGCGGTGGCTATCGGGCTACCGCTATTCTTTTTGACAAAGGACAGCGCGGGAACGACAACGGCGGCTTTGTGCATGGTGCTTGCCATGCTGCCCATGTTCCTACTCGCTATGTACGAGAAGAACGGGCAACCGCTGGAAGTGATTATACGGCAATTTGTGGAAGTGAAGTTTCTTCGCCCCAAAGAGCGACCTTATCAGACCAACAATTTTTATACCGCCCTTGCGCGGCAGGAGCGATTAGATAAGGAGGTACGGGCGATTGTCAAAGGAAAAGGGAAAGACCCAAAACAAAAAGCGTAA